From the genome of Alosa sapidissima isolate fAloSap1 chromosome 14, fAloSap1.pri, whole genome shotgun sequence, one region includes:
- the aga gene encoding N(4)-(beta-N-acetylglucosaminyl)-L-asparaginase isoform X1: protein MHYLHVFALSLSASLFAEASLPLVINTWPFQDATAAAWSALQRGESVLDAVETGCATCEREQCDGSVGYGGSPDETGETTLDAMIMNGDSMEVGAVADLRRVKNAISVARAVMEHTTHTLLVGEMASVFAQNMGFKAEDLTTNTSKSIFAKWLGQNCQPNFRKNVSPDPRTSCGPYKPSVEVKRMDEQNHTRLDVHSHDTIGMVVIGRNRSVAAGTSTNGARHKVPGYKPILTVRVGDSPIAGAGSYADSTVGGAAATGDGDVMMRFLPSFLAVELMRRGIDPASACKAALTRIKTYYPGFFGAVICANIQGEYGAACNRVPGFSQFSYMVSTPLTNNPLLKKVDCF from the exons ATGCACTATCTACATGTATTTGCCTTGTCTTTGTCTGCGTCGCTGTTTGCGGAAGCTTCACTCCCTCTAGTCATAAACACTTGGCCGTTCCAAGATGCAACTGCAGCAG cgtgGAGCGCCTtgcagaggggagagagtgtgCTGGACGCGGTGGAGACGGGCTGCGCGACCTGCGAGCGGGAGCAGTGTGACGGCAGCGTGGGCTATGGGGGGAGTCCAGACGAGACCGGAGAGACAACGCTGGACGCCATGATCATGAATgg AGACTCAATGGAAGTGGGTGCAGTGGCAGATCTGCGCAGGGTCAAGAACGCCATCAGCGTGGCCCGAGCCGTGAtggaacacaccacacacacactgctcgtAGGGGAGATGG CGTCTGTATTTGCACAAAATATGGGTTTCAAAGCCGAAGACCTCACGACAAACACCTCCAAGAGCATATTTGCCAAATGGCTGGGACAAAATTGCCAGCCCAACTTCCGGAAG AATGTGTCTCCTGATCCCAGAACATCTTGCGGGCCCTACAAACCCAGTGTGGAGGTGAAGAGGATGGATGAGCAGAACCACACCAGGCTGGACGTCCACTCGCATGACACCATCG GAATGGTTGTGATTGGTCGTAATAGGAGTGTGGCAGCTGGGACATCCACCAATGGAGCCAGGCACAAAGTTCCCGGGTATAAGCCCattctaactgt TCGAGTAGGGGACTCTCCTATCGCTGGTGCAGGGTCGTACGCAGACAGTACTGTGGGAGGAGCCGCTGCCACAGGCGACGGTGATGTGATGATGCGTTTCCTGCCCAG CTTCCTTGCGGTGGAGCTGATGAGAAGGGGCATCGATCCGGCCAGCGCGTGTAAAGCTGCCCTGACCAGAATCAAGACGTATTACCCAGGGTTCTTTGGCGCCGTCATCTGTGCCAACATCCAAGGAGAGTACG GTGCAGCCTGCAACCGTGTGCCCGGATTCAGTCAGTTCTCCTACATGGTGTCCACCCCCCTGACCAACAACCCCCTCCTTAAGAAGGTGGACTGCTTCTGA
- the aga gene encoding N(4)-(beta-N-acetylglucosaminyl)-L-asparaginase isoform X2 has product MHYLHVFALSLSASLFAEASLPLVINTWPFQDATAAAWSALQRGESVLDAVETGCATCEREQCDGSVGYGGSPDETGETTLDAMIMNGDSMEVGAVADLRRVKNAISVARAVMEHTTHTLLVGEMASVFAQNMGFKAEDLTTNTSKSIFAKWLGQNCQPNFRKNVSPDPRTSCGPYKPSVEVKRMDEQNHTRLDVHSHDTIGMVVIGRNRSVAAGTSTNGARHKVPGRVGDSPIAGAGSYADSTVGGAAATGDGDVMMRFLPSFLAVELMRRGIDPASACKAALTRIKTYYPGFFGAVICANIQGEYGAACNRVPGFSQFSYMVSTPLTNNPLLKKVDCF; this is encoded by the exons ATGCACTATCTACATGTATTTGCCTTGTCTTTGTCTGCGTCGCTGTTTGCGGAAGCTTCACTCCCTCTAGTCATAAACACTTGGCCGTTCCAAGATGCAACTGCAGCAG cgtgGAGCGCCTtgcagaggggagagagtgtgCTGGACGCGGTGGAGACGGGCTGCGCGACCTGCGAGCGGGAGCAGTGTGACGGCAGCGTGGGCTATGGGGGGAGTCCAGACGAGACCGGAGAGACAACGCTGGACGCCATGATCATGAATgg AGACTCAATGGAAGTGGGTGCAGTGGCAGATCTGCGCAGGGTCAAGAACGCCATCAGCGTGGCCCGAGCCGTGAtggaacacaccacacacacactgctcgtAGGGGAGATGG CGTCTGTATTTGCACAAAATATGGGTTTCAAAGCCGAAGACCTCACGACAAACACCTCCAAGAGCATATTTGCCAAATGGCTGGGACAAAATTGCCAGCCCAACTTCCGGAAG AATGTGTCTCCTGATCCCAGAACATCTTGCGGGCCCTACAAACCCAGTGTGGAGGTGAAGAGGATGGATGAGCAGAACCACACCAGGCTGGACGTCCACTCGCATGACACCATCG GAATGGTTGTGATTGGTCGTAATAGGAGTGTGGCAGCTGGGACATCCACCAATGGAGCCAGGCACAAAGTTCCCGG TCGAGTAGGGGACTCTCCTATCGCTGGTGCAGGGTCGTACGCAGACAGTACTGTGGGAGGAGCCGCTGCCACAGGCGACGGTGATGTGATGATGCGTTTCCTGCCCAG CTTCCTTGCGGTGGAGCTGATGAGAAGGGGCATCGATCCGGCCAGCGCGTGTAAAGCTGCCCTGACCAGAATCAAGACGTATTACCCAGGGTTCTTTGGCGCCGTCATCTGTGCCAACATCCAAGGAGAGTACG GTGCAGCCTGCAACCGTGTGCCCGGATTCAGTCAGTTCTCCTACATGGTGTCCACCCCCCTGACCAACAACCCCCTCCTTAAGAAGGTGGACTGCTTCTGA